A stretch of the Notolabrus celidotus isolate fNotCel1 chromosome 3, fNotCel1.pri, whole genome shotgun sequence genome encodes the following:
- the adma gene encoding adrenomedullin a encodes MKFIFQSFLYCCLLVTVGHCLELEVNPESKKRLSIWLGRRLRRDLHSESVQRIAESENFVRPEDIRDTLLPHSSTDINVRTKRSKNSANQSRRQGCSLGTCTVHDLAHRLHQLNNKLKIGSAPIDKISPQGYGRRRRSLPPQRVTLRLEQGRLRPVWSVTDSQVQKLEALLRRT; translated from the exons ATGAAGTTCATCTTCCAGTCCTTCCTCTATTGCTGTCTGCTGGTGACAGTAGGACACTGCTTGGAACTTGAAGTGAACCCAGAGTCCAAAAAAAG ACTAAGCATATGGCTCGGGAGGAGATTGAGACGGGATCTCCACAGTGAATCAGTACAGAGGATAGCAGAGTCTGAGAACTTTGTCAGACCAGAAGATATCAGGGATACTTTGCTGCCACATTCCAG CACTGACATCAATGTCCGAACCAAGAGGTCCAAAAACTCAGCCAACCAGTCCAGGAGACAAGGCTGCTCACTGGGCACTTGCACAGTGCACGACCTGGCACACCGCCTCCACCAGCTCAACAACAAGTTGAAGATCGGGAGTGCCCCTATAGACAAGATCAGCCCACAAGGATACGGCCGGAGGCGTCGATCTCTTCCCCCACAAAGAGTCACACTGAGGCTGGAGCAGGGCAGGCTGAGGCCCGTGTGGAGCGTAACTGACTCACAAGTTCAGAAGCTGGAGGCTCTCCTCAGACGGACATGA